The DNA sequence atctctgcagcactccaccaatcaggcctttatggtagagtggccagaaggaagccactcctcagtaaaatgcacataacagcccgcttggagtttgccaaaaggcagctggtctgaagaaaccaagattgaacactttggtctgaatgccaagcgtcacctctggaggaaacctggcactatccctacggtgaagcatggtggtggcagcatcatgctgtggggatgtttttttagcagcatggactgggagactagtcaggatcgagggaaagatgaacggagcaaagtacagagagatccttgatgaaaacctgatccagagcactcaggacctcagactgggttgaaggttcaccttccaacaggacaacgaccctaaacacacagtcaagacaacgcaggagtggcttcgggacaaatctctgaatgtacttgaggggcccagccagagcccggacttgaacctaatcgaacatctctggagagacctgtgcAGGAActctccctatccaacctgacagagcttgagataatctgaagagaggaatgggagaaactccccaaatacagatgtgccaattttgtagcatcatacccaagaagacgcaaGGCTGTAAATCGctcccaaaggtgcttcaacaaagtactgagtaaatggtctgaatacttatgtaaatgtgatgtttcagttttttatttgtaacaaATTTTTACAAACTTTTAAACAAACaggttttttgctttgtcattatggggtattgtgtgtagatttatgagggggaaaacaattgaatccattttagaataaggctataacgtaacaaaatgtgggaaaaagtcaaggggtctgaatactttacgaatgcactttatatatatattatttttaggGGGAGGAAGAAAAAAATCATCACAAAAGGGCCTTTATTAGTTCTGTATTAGCTGTCCAATATAACCTTCCGTAAGCAACAGAAGGATATATCTGCAGAAAATGTGAGCTACAGAGTGATACATCTGCGATAAAGGCTGACTACATACGGGTTACAGAAATATATATCTGCGGGAAAAACCGGGCTTACAGAAGGATATATCTGCTAAAAAACCTGCAGCACCCCCACCCGGAAACATCTTCCCGCGGCTAtgcctacagtcagtgtccatatTTCAGTTAGTATTCCATTTAACCCATACTGAAATTAGGAAAATATTATGTTTATTCAAGGATACAGGGATACTCATGAGCGGGATACCAAAGGTGTGTGTAAGCAGTTTATCCAGAGTAAGACCTTAGgtgggatatgagctactatccggAAAACTGTGCGCATGTAAACGTGGTAATTTAGGAGGATCCAATTGCGAAACGCTTCCCCCgctagagcgtctgctaaatgactaaaacgtAAATGTAAATGATCAACCTAATCAACCTTTCCTTTTTCAATTTTCCAACAGTTTTAACCTGCTTTCACAATACACATCAGTGAAGTCTACAGAGTgaataatatatattttcaaaagGTCTCTAACATCAGCCTATACACACATAATACCACATTCTTACATTAGTGATGACGCTCCACATACATGTGATCAAGGAGAACGTCAGCTGGATGGAGAAATCTATATCATGTGTTATCCTGCCATCTAGCGGTGGTATAGCCGTCGTACATCGACAATGTTAACGCTATCCGAGTTCCTTGGGACATCCGTACCTTAAATCCTATCCCCAACCTTAACccataccataccctaaccaTTTTGAATGTCAACGTCAAAGGGGCAACGTCCCAAGGATTCCGGATAGAAAGACTCACCAACAAGCCCCCAGCTGTAGGCATACCGTCAGAACAAGTGACTGTGACACCACCAATGGCTTGAATGGTTGGATGCATTTCAGTGGGCAACGTCTCTCCGAATCAGTTCACCCCTTCAAGATGGGGTCCTTGATGCGAATAACGACATGCTACACCAAAGCCCAGACCAAGAGCCTTTGGCAACCTCTGGAGCTCCTGCTGAACTCCACGAAGGGTCATAAAATGGCAATCCTCATCCCTAATCGAATGTTAGTGTTACATTCTTGTCCTcgtagatttaaaaaataataatatcatGTTTATTTCATAAAGATTCTAATAGTTACATTTTGAGAATGTCAAGAGTCTTATGTGCGTGCAGCATGTAATTCGAACCCTGCATGTCCACACTAAAACACCTGACTCAATAAACCCATCATCAAGATATCGGTTAGCTGCATTCAATTTATTACCACTTTAGCTTGGCATCCCTGACTTTCTCCTCTGATTGCCTCTGTTGGGTGAGATGTGCCCTCCAGTGTCACATGACCCTTATGACCCTCAAATGATCTCTGATGAAAGACACGAGGGTTCCCAAATAAAACACTAGAATCTTCGGAATAAGAAGCATTACTAAGATTAGAAGCTTGGGTGCAGTTGTGCAACACACGTAGGTGCAGATACTTAGGCCTGTAATTTCTCGCACAACATTTTGCAGATTTGTTTCTCCATTGAGAGAATGTAGTTTAAATAAGAGCCAAGAAGAGCTTGAGTGTTTCTATCCTCTTCTGAAAAACGTGAAAGAAAACAATAGAACATGTATGAATATCCTTCTGATCGAAAAATATATTATTGTAATATTTAATGAAAGATGATATTCTGCCAGCAATTGAATTATGGGTTTCATACGAGTCTCATATTTAAAGTACAGAATCAAGGGTAAGATATCCAATATTTTGAGTTACGATTTACCATTGTCAATGTTCTTATATTTTGAACTAACTTGTATTCAAACATGGACAGTCTAGTCAAGAGGGGAGAAGACAAGGACAGATGTATGGGGAATATCTAACCAAGCATCTTATTCAAAGAATTCGTTCTTCTACCCAATTCTAAAAACCAATGGCAACCTCATCCTAAATGCCTGTCTTTGTCAGCCTTAAAACCCGCCATGTTCTTAAACACCATTGTGCAGTTAAACCTCATAAATTTGTCGCGGGCACTGATTAAACATCACGAGAATTGAAACACTAAGGATTTTGTCTAGGTCCCTTTTGGAAGACAGACAATGGTCCATTCAGCTGGAGACAAGCACACAAAAAGAGTGTTTAAGGGGAGATGTATCGCGCGGAGGGGTTCGGCCAGTCCTCTCCATATGTGAGGCAAGGTGGCCCGATCGCCAGTGACAATAGACCTGGCGACAGGGACGATGCGCTACTGGGGCGGAGGACGAGAAAACAACATCATGGGGTCGTGAAAGTGTGGAAAAAGAACCCATGTTACCACAGAATAACGCATATTCCAGTCAACCCCTCAGATATATTTCACTTCCATCAATGGAATAAGAAAACAGGGAGGGAGAATGAAGTGAAGTGTTTTACCCCTCACAAGTGTTCGGGACCTTTGACTACATACATATATGGATTCTGGAATCAAgaaatgtaaatatgatatttcagtgTAATGGTCCAATTCTAAAAGCATGAGATTTCTCCTCctaaaattatatttttttatgGAGCAATGAAATTGTGCATCTAATTCCCAATGAGAAGGACCAATTAAAGTGACCATCATAATTTCATATTTATGTGAATGTCTACCAACCAATAACCAATTATGAAATAAAAGTGCAATACCCTGAAAAAGTATACTATATAAGTTGTTCATATTATTACTGACATGTTCTTCTTTAAATAGGCCCGTCGCCATCCAGTCTAGACCTTCTTCGGTTAAATTGTCTATTATTTTCTAATAACTTACATATAACATTGCAAAAACAGTTTGCAAACTTCGTTATAAACTATTGTTGCATAGTTATGGATGTGATCAATTTATGCTTCACGTTGCTTGTACGTTTGTAGGCTAGACCAAAACAACTTTCAGTTTTAGCGTTTATTTCGAGTCATATGGCACTTTCGCTCTCTCTTGAAACAAGAGGAAGATAAGCTAAATAGTCGCATGCTTACCAGGTATTGTTATGCTCAGTCTTTAGACAGTGATTATGTTTGCTCAGCTTTAGGGTTTCGGGACTTTTTACATGATAAAAGCTCACATTTCTTGGTGTTTGTTTCTTATTACTATAGGTAGCTATAAGATAAGACTTTCTCCTATTTTTactaaaataataaaaaataacatgCACTGGTAAGATGCAACTATTTTAGCTATAATCCTAAATAGTTACAGGCCTATATCTATTTTATCGGATGGTGTACCTCTCATACCCCAAATAGTTTTATTGGAATACATTTCATTGCATGATGACATTAAAAATACTTGACAATatgtgcaaaaatgtataaaataaactATTTATTCGTAATTCTATAAAAACACAAAACATCAAACAATACAACGATTTTGTTCAATAACATTTTCAGACAACAGTGAAAAACTGAATATGTAAATCAATGAAATCCTTTACTTTCCTAGTACATTTGATAAATATCATTGTGTAGATTTTAAATTCATACAAATAAATGAACATTGAAAATACTTATAAAATATAGGCTACACACAAATCACACACCACATTATCGAATTGGGGTGTCGAATCTAGGAGTAGAATGTCCATAGGCCTACCATCAGATTACAAGAAACTAATAACGACTCTAATCTTTCGAGAATATCATTCAATTCatttaataaaataccaaaaataAAATATGTGCAAAATACTTCTCGTAAAAAAATATTACTGTACTTATTAGTACACTTTTAAGTACCTCGAAAAATAACAGAATTCCGAAAACATTTAAAGTGGTTGTAAGTGTTCCTCTACTTAATATGTTATAGTCACGTAAAAGCACCGAATTGAGCTGAGTCGTTCAGAAAGTCTCTCGAAGTCTCTCGGTCAAGTGCTGGTATTGTTGAGGTAGAGCGAACGGCGACGGATGCTGAAAAGACTGGTACCCAAAACTGAAGGGTGTACCCGGGAATGTGGTCGGTCCAAGTCCTCCTTTCTCCGTGTCAATGAAACAGGTCTGATACGGCTTGCCATCCCGAACTAGGATGGGTACCACTACTCTGCGCAACATAGACGGTTGGTTTATGTCTTGTGACGTTCCCTCCGTTCGTGACCTCTTCATTTTGTACCGGTGGTTCTGGAACCAGATCTTAATCTGCGTCGGCGTCAGGCGGAGAATATGGGCAATCTGCTCGCGCTCTGGTGCTGACAGATAGCGCTGCTGACGGAAACGCCTCTCGAGCTCGAAGGTCTGGGCCTTGGAGAAGAGCACGCGGCACTTCTTCTTCTCGGCCTCTGAGTCCGGAGAAAACTCATCTGACTTGGTTGAGTCTGGGGCAGTCTCCAGGCTGCTCTCATCTGAAGCTGGGGAATTACAAATGATGTTACTACACTGATCAAGAAACCAGATAAACAACTCACGATATACAATATCACCAGAAATATCAGAATATAGAGATGTTTAAATAATAGAAGGCTTTAATAGACTACACGTCTCCTTATAAAATGTATCCAATAATTACAAGTCTTTATTAATTGTATACCAATTTGGATTTCACAGCTATGTTGGAAATCGCAGTAATGGATTATATGAAATTGTGTAAATGTAGGCAAGACCCATATTTACATTTGTACATTTAGCAAAAGCTCTTAATCCACAGCGAGTTACAgttggtgcattcatcttaaaatagctaggtgggacaaccacatatcacagtcatattaATTACATTTTTCTTCAATAAAATAGCTATCAACAAAGTCAGAGATAGTATGTGTTATGTGTTTATATGGATCATATGAAGTGGTTATCTGTTTCTATGCTCAGGTGTCAACCAGGGGGACTTACAGAGACAAGGGGTCCGGTCGCCGTCCATCCAGGAGGAGTAAGGGGAGCTGGAGCAGGAGTTACCGGGGGAGGGCTGCACTGTCTCTGCGTCATTTTCAGGCAAATCCAGGATGCTCCTCACGGAAAAACTGAACTTTGCAGCACCAGCCATTGCTTCCGGAAAAAAACGGAATCCTTGTGCGTGAAAACTATCCAAAGGAGAGAGACCGTTGATATAGGAGTAAAAGCGACGTATCAAAAAATGGCTACGCGTGCGCTGTCAGAGTCACAGACGACCTAGaatacactgtctgtgtgtggacACGAGGTAGTGCAGTGTTTGTATAAACAGTACTTCGCCCGCTTATATATCCTCCTCCAGGATGCTAAGTACCTGAATTATTCGAGTGCCGTTATCCAATGATGTTAGGTTTGAACCCGCACAGAAGAATAACATCGTTGCCTCAACAATGGCGAAAGGAAACACTCGTCATCATTACAGATTCGTCCCGTATCGTTAAAAGTGGTGACCAGATAATGGTGATTGTTGCAGCTGAATCACATCTTGGGTGGCAAGTGACAACAGAGCCCAGCCCCGTCACTCACCCCCGTCGAAATAGCATGTCCAATATTTGCATACAAAGTGAGCAATTAGTGTGAGATGTCCCTGAGTTGGTTTAACTAATTTATTTATGGATGTGCAGCCCGTAGTCATTACAGGTATTTTGAAAAGACTTGAACAATCATGTTGTAAATAATGTCCCTGAGATGAAAATACAGGACAATAAAAATCCTCTAAAGGACATTTTGTTTGGATTGTCTTCATCTTCAAATAATGCAATATTAGGTTATTTTTCTTTAATTTGCGCTTATTTCGCTATCAATATCATTATATTTTCCCGAGGAAAAGACGTTTTTCTGTATAGGGTGCACATAGAGCACCACTCTAAAATGGAGAGACGACAATGACCCATTTCTAATGAGAAGACAGAATCGTATTATGGCTATTTATTTTGTCACAGACGTGAATTCTAAGAGGCTAGCCATAAGGACAGTGTGAAATAAATTGAAACAAATATGTTAATATTTTAGTATTAGTGTTATTTTAGAGATGACACTTGAATCAAAGGAGTGCTTTTGATTCCAAGATATGGCACGCCCTTCTTGGATGGGTCAAACGCTATATCGCTAAGGCGGAACAGGTGTCCTTCACCCCCAGTCAAAACACATGTTTTATAAAGGGATATAATTAGGAAGTAATGAGGCAGCTGATAAAGGTGATCAAAAATCACCAGAAGACGCGTTCATATTCTGGGGCACCTGTAAGGAGTGCTGTAAGGGGAAGATGAGGCATAAACGTATAATGCATGTTTCCTTTTTTCCGTTCGTTTTTGGAGTGTGTGTTAGTTAAACTGTACTTCAGACTGAAGAGAGGTCTAATATTGGCTCTTGTCCCACACTTCAGATATACTTGCACAGGCAAGTCAGTGGAGTTCCATCTAGTTCCCATGCCAGCCCCTCTCATCTCTGCTCTGCTCCGCGCACCTTGCCTTGGTGACAGAGCCTACCCTAGCGAGGAGAGTGGACAAGCCTCGGCCTCCCATCTCAAGTCGTCCTGGGTGGTCGGCCGAGGGGGAACACAAATACACGCCAACCAGAGGCCGAGAACAAAGGAGGGAAATGTAGCTCTGCGTCCGAGACCCGTTGGAAGCATTTGTTCCATTCGAGATTTTGCATTTGTTCAGTCCTGCAATAATACGGTGATTGACGCCCTGCAACAATGTCCTTTAACTTTCCAGAATAAATCCGAGCTTGTTCCTTGTTGTCATGGTTTTGAATGGAATGGGATGCGTGCAGTACTATCTTCTGCTGCTCTACGTCGAACACCCGCCAAGTTCATAGTGAGCAGAAATATTACTTATGCATTTCCAAACGAATTAAAAAGCTTTTAGTTTCCACCACACAAACTGAGTCGCTGACCTAGATGATTGGGATCATATGGCTTATCAAAATAGTGGCCTTTCATTTCGCTTTAATCTTTACGCACCACGAAATTGCATCTTTATGCACTGAATACCACTCTAAAAACAAGCCTGGTAACAAAAACAGAATCGACAACACTAAATGTAGACTCATTTAGATCTAAAACACACCCTAGAGACAACAA is a window from the Oncorhynchus keta strain PuntledgeMale-10-30-2019 chromosome 35, Oket_V2, whole genome shotgun sequence genome containing:
- the LOC118375375 gene encoding homeobox protein Nkx-2.8-like; protein product: MAGAAKFSFSVRSILDLPENDAETVQPSPGNSCSSSPYSSWMDGDRTPCLSSDESSLETAPDSTKSDEFSPDSEAEKKKCRVLFSKAQTFELERRFRQQRYLSAPEREQIAHILRLTPTQIKIWFQNHRYKMKRSRTEGTSQDINQPSMLRRVVVPILVRDGKPYQTCFIDTEKGGLGPTTFPGTPFSFGYQSFQHPSPFALPQQYQHLTERLRETF